Proteins encoded within one genomic window of Humulus lupulus chromosome 1, drHumLupu1.1, whole genome shotgun sequence:
- the LOC133824824 gene encoding uncharacterized protein LOC133824824, with translation MQSSSLENMLKEYIVKNEAMIESQAASLRNLENQVGQLANELRNRPRGTLPSDTENPRNGSKEHCKVITLRSGKELENSKANSGHEGEPSSIEINEEIQKDAEIPSVEKSTSAQNAAGMPQHQLPNSSSTRQPPPFPQHFQKQKLDSPFKNFLDILRQLHINIPLVEALEKMPNYVKFMKDSLTKKRRLGEFETVALTEECASINLGIREVRPTTVTLQLADRSLDHPDGKIEDVLVRVDIFIFPTDFIVLDYEADREVPIIMGRQFLATGRI, from the exons ATGCAATCTAGCTCTCTTGAGAACATGTTGAAGGAGTATATAGTGAAGAATGAAGCCATGATCGAAAGCCAAGCTGCATCATTGAGAAACTTAGAAAACCAAGTTGGCCAGCTAGCTAATGAGCTTAGAAATAGACCCCGTGGTACGTTACCAAGTGACACCGAGAATCCAAGAAATGGGAGCAAAGAACATTGTAAAGTCATCACTTTGAGAAGTGGGAAGGAATTGGAGAATTCCAAGGCAAACTCTGGGCATGAGGGTGAGCCCTCTTCAATCGAAATAAATGAGGAAATTCAAAAAGATGCTGAAATTCCTAGTGTAGAAAAATCTACCTCTGCCCAAAATGCTGCAGGAATGCCACAGCATCAGCTCCCAAATAGCTCAAGTACAAGGCAACCACCTCCATTTCCCCAACATTTTCAGAAGCAAAAGTTGGACTCTCCATTTAAAAATTTCCTAGACATTTTGAGGCAGCTACATATTAACATCCCCCTTGTCGAAGCCCTAGAGAAAATGCCTAACTATGTGAAGTTCATGAAAGACAGCCTTACAAAGAAGAGAAGATTGGGGGAATTTGAGACAGTGGCTCTTACCGAAGAGT GTGCAAGCATTAACTTGGGGATTAGAGAAGTTAGGCCTACTACAGTTACTCTTCAATTAGCAGATAGATCTCTTGATCATCCGGATGGGAAGATTGAAGATGTATTGGTAAGGGTAGACATATTCATATTCCCTACTGATTTTATTGTGTTAGACTATGAGGCAGACAGAGAGGTGCCCATTATCATGGGGAGGCAATTTCTTGCAACAGGAAGAATTTAA